The Fusobacterium necrophorum subsp. necrophorum genome has a window encoding:
- a CDS encoding terminase, with translation MAYDMNLIRLEAKKELARRDFWSYCNFFSPTFYTEAKLHLIDLCNRLQAFIESDKKVLVVNMPPRFREVENGCFIRAMVVRKK, from the coding sequence GTGGCATATGATATGAATTTGATAAGATTAGAAGCAAAAAAAGAATTGGCAAGAAGAGATTTTTGGAGTTACTGCAATTTCTTCTCTCCTACTTTTTACACAGAAGCAAAATTGCATTTAATAGATTTGTGCAATCGATTACAAGCATTTATAGAATCTGATAAAAAAGTGTTAGTGGTAAATATGCCACCTCGGTTTCGGGAAGTCGAGAACGGCTGTTTTATTCGTGCAATGGTTGTTAGGAAGAAATAA